The following proteins are encoded in a genomic region of Streptomyces sp. NBC_01723:
- the hpnH gene encoding adenosyl-hopene transferase HpnH, whose translation MAMPLRQSVKVATYLAEQKIRRRDKFPLIVELEPLFACNLKCEGCGKIQHPAGVLKQRMPVAQAVGAVLESGAPMVSIAGGEPLMHPQIDEIVRQLVAKRKYVFLCTNALLMRKKMDKFKPSPYFAFAVHIDGLRERHDESVAKEGVFDEAVEAIKEAKRRGFRVTTNSTFFNTDTPQTIVEVLNFLNDDLKVDEMMISPAYAYEKAPDQEHFLGVEQTRELFKKAFSGGNRARWRLNHSPLFLDFLEGKVDFPCTAWAIPNYSLFGWQRPCYLMSDGYVPTYRELIEETDWDKYGRGKDPRCANCMAHCGYEPTAVLATMGSLKESLRAMRETVSSNRE comes from the coding sequence ATGGCCATGCCGCTGCGCCAGTCCGTCAAGGTCGCTACATACCTGGCCGAACAGAAGATCCGCCGACGGGACAAGTTCCCGCTCATCGTGGAACTGGAGCCGCTCTTCGCCTGCAACCTGAAGTGCGAGGGGTGCGGGAAGATCCAGCACCCGGCCGGGGTGCTCAAGCAGCGCATGCCGGTCGCACAGGCCGTCGGGGCGGTGCTCGAATCCGGAGCGCCGATGGTCTCCATCGCCGGCGGCGAACCCCTGATGCACCCGCAGATCGACGAGATCGTGCGCCAGTTGGTGGCCAAGCGGAAGTACGTCTTCCTCTGCACCAACGCACTGCTCATGCGCAAGAAGATGGACAAGTTCAAGCCCTCTCCCTACTTCGCCTTCGCGGTCCACATCGACGGCCTGCGCGAGCGGCACGACGAGTCCGTGGCGAAGGAGGGCGTCTTCGACGAGGCCGTGGAGGCCATCAAGGAGGCCAAGCGGCGTGGCTTCCGGGTCACCACCAACTCGACCTTCTTCAACACCGACACCCCGCAGACCATCGTCGAGGTGCTGAACTTCCTCAACGACGACCTCAAGGTCGACGAGATGATGATCTCGCCCGCCTACGCCTACGAGAAGGCGCCCGACCAGGAGCACTTCCTGGGCGTGGAGCAGACCCGCGAGCTGTTCAAGAAGGCCTTCTCGGGCGGCAACCGGGCCCGCTGGCGGCTCAACCACTCGCCGCTGTTCCTCGACTTCCTGGAGGGCAAGGTCGACTTCCCCTGCACCGCCTGGGCGATCCCGAACTACTCTCTCTTCGGCTGGCAGCGCCCCTGCTATCTGATGAGCGACGGATACGTGCCCACGTACCGGGAGCTGATCGAGGAGACCGACTGGGACAAGTACGGCCGCGGCAAGGACCCGCGCTGCGCCAACTGCATGGCGCACTGCGGCTACGAGCCGACCGCCGTCCTGGCCACCATGGGGTCCCTCAAGGAGTCCCTGCGCGCCATGCGCGAGACCGTCTCCTCGAACCGGGAGTGA
- a CDS encoding DUF6126 family protein encodes MTSMEEKFPRALWVRLLIYIALGHVFGGFLYLLFEVGAGR; translated from the coding sequence GTGACGTCCATGGAGGAGAAGTTCCCGCGTGCCCTGTGGGTGCGGCTGCTCATCTACATCGCCCTGGGACACGTCTTCGGCGGCTTCCTCTACCTGCTCTTCGAGGTGGGCGCCGGCCGCTAG
- a CDS encoding aspartate aminotransferase family protein, with protein MTKEFDLAALLAERGAERYELHARHLNHQLPRMLHTIGFDKVYERAEGAHFWDADGNDYLDMLAGFAVMGLGRHHPVVRKALHDVLDASLADLTRFDCPPLPGLLAERLLSYSPHLDRVFFGNSGTEAVETALKFARYATGRPRILYCTHAFHGLTTGSLSVNGEDGFRKGFAPLLPDTAVPLGDLDALARELRQGDVAALVVEPIQGKGVHEAPPGYLRAAQDLLHRHKALLIADEVQTGLGRTGKFYAFQHEDGVEPDLVCVAKALSGGYVPVGATLGKDWIFQKVYSSMDRVQVHSASFGSNAQAMAAGLAVLSVMENEEIVANAAAVGERLKSRLAALVDRYELLADVRGRGLMIGIEFGRPRSLKLRSRWTMLQAARKGLFAQMVVVPLLQRHRILTQVSGDHLEVIKLIPPLIIDTADVDRFVDAFTEVMDDAHNGGGLMWDFGKTLVKQAVAHR; from the coding sequence ATGACCAAGGAGTTCGACCTCGCCGCGCTCTTGGCCGAGCGCGGGGCCGAGCGGTACGAGCTGCACGCCAGGCACCTCAACCACCAGCTGCCGCGCATGCTGCACACCATCGGCTTCGACAAGGTCTACGAGCGGGCCGAGGGCGCGCACTTCTGGGACGCGGACGGCAACGACTACCTGGACATGCTCGCCGGGTTCGCGGTGATGGGCCTGGGCCGCCACCACCCGGTCGTCCGCAAGGCGCTGCACGACGTCCTGGATGCCTCGCTCGCCGACCTGACCCGCTTCGACTGTCCGCCGCTGCCCGGGCTCCTGGCCGAGCGGCTGCTCTCGTACAGCCCGCACCTGGACCGGGTCTTCTTCGGCAACAGCGGGACCGAGGCGGTGGAGACCGCGCTGAAGTTCGCCCGGTACGCGACCGGCAGGCCGAGGATCCTGTACTGCACCCACGCCTTCCACGGACTGACCACCGGCTCGCTCTCCGTCAACGGCGAGGACGGCTTCCGCAAGGGCTTCGCGCCGCTGCTGCCCGACACCGCGGTCCCGCTCGGCGACCTGGACGCCCTGGCGCGCGAACTGCGGCAGGGAGACGTGGCCGCGCTCGTCGTGGAGCCGATCCAGGGCAAGGGCGTGCACGAGGCCCCGCCCGGCTACCTGCGGGCCGCGCAGGACCTGCTGCACCGGCACAAGGCACTGCTGATCGCCGACGAGGTGCAGACGGGCCTGGGCAGGACCGGGAAGTTCTACGCCTTCCAGCACGAGGACGGCGTCGAGCCCGACCTGGTCTGCGTGGCCAAGGCGCTGTCCGGCGGCTACGTGCCGGTGGGCGCCACCCTGGGCAAGGACTGGATCTTCCAGAAGGTGTACTCCTCGATGGACCGCGTACAGGTCCACTCGGCGAGCTTCGGGTCCAACGCGCAGGCCATGGCGGCCGGACTCGCCGTGCTCTCGGTGATGGAGAACGAGGAGATCGTGGCGAACGCCGCCGCGGTGGGGGAGCGGCTGAAGTCCCGGCTGGCGGCGCTGGTGGACCGCTACGAGCTGCTCGCCGACGTCCGGGGCCGCGGGCTGATGATCGGCATCGAGTTCGGCCGGCCGCGGTCCCTGAAGCTGCGCAGCCGCTGGACCATGCTCCAGGCCGCCCGGAAGGGCCTCTTCGCGCAGATGGTGGTGGTGCCGCTGCTGCAGCGGCACCGGATCCTCACCCAGGTCTCCGGCGACCACCTGGAGGTGATCAAACTGATCCCGCCCCTGATCATCGACACCGCGGACGTGGACCGGTTCGTCGACGCCTTCACCGAGGTGATGGACGACGCGCACAACGGCGGCGGTCTGATGTGGGACTTCGGCAAGACGCTGGTCAAGCAGGCGGTGGCGCACCGCTGA
- the shc gene encoding squalene--hopene cyclase codes for MTATTDGSTGAALKPLAPSASETDITVPAAAAGVPEAAARAVRRATDFLLSRQDAQGWWKGDLETNVTMDAEDLLLRQFLGIQDEETTRAAALFIRGEQREDGAWATFYGGPGDLSATIEAYVALRLAGDVPDAPHMAKASAWVRGRGGIAASRVFTRIWLALFGWWKWDDLPELPPELIYFPTWVPLNIYDFGCWARQTIVPLTIVSAKRPVRPAPFPLDELHTDPALPNPPRPLAPAASWDGAFQRIDKALHAYRKVAPRRLRRAAMNTAARWIIERQENDGCWGGIQPPAVYSVIALYLLGYDLEHPVMRAGLESLDRFAVWREDGARMIEACQSPVWDTCLATIALADAGVPADHPQLVKAADWMLGEQIVRPGDWSVKRPGLPPGGWAFEFHNDNYPDIDDTAEVVLALRRVSHHDPERVEKAIGRGVRWNLGMQSKNGAWGAFDVDNTSPFPNRLPFCDFGEVIDPPSADVTAHVVESLAVEGLAHDPRTRRGIQWLLAEQEQDGSWFGRWGVNYVYGTGSVVPALTAAGVPTSHPAIRRAVTWLESVQNDDGGWGEDLRSYRYVKEWSGRGASTASQTAWALMALLAAGERESGAVERGAAWLAATQREDGSWDEPYFTGTGFPWDFSINYHLYRQVFPLTALGRYVHGEPFAEKPRPAPVAERSADATSTAEVKGG; via the coding sequence ATGACAGCGACGACCGACGGAAGCACCGGGGCGGCCCTGAAGCCCCTCGCGCCCTCGGCCAGCGAAACCGACATCACCGTCCCCGCCGCGGCGGCCGGGGTACCAGAAGCCGCCGCCCGCGCCGTCCGGCGCGCCACGGACTTCCTGCTCTCCCGGCAGGACGCCCAGGGCTGGTGGAAGGGCGACCTCGAGACCAACGTCACGATGGACGCCGAGGACCTGCTGCTGCGTCAGTTCCTCGGCATCCAGGACGAGGAGACCACCCGCGCCGCCGCCCTGTTCATCCGCGGCGAGCAGCGCGAGGACGGCGCCTGGGCCACCTTCTACGGCGGCCCCGGCGACCTGTCCGCCACCATCGAGGCCTACGTCGCCCTCCGCCTGGCCGGCGACGTCCCCGACGCGCCGCACATGGCGAAGGCGTCGGCGTGGGTCCGCGGCCGCGGCGGCATCGCGGCCTCCCGCGTCTTCACCCGGATCTGGCTCGCCCTGTTCGGCTGGTGGAAGTGGGACGACCTGCCGGAGCTCCCGCCGGAACTCATCTATTTCCCCACCTGGGTACCGCTCAACATCTACGACTTCGGCTGCTGGGCCCGGCAGACCATCGTGCCGCTCACGATCGTCTCGGCGAAGCGGCCGGTGCGTCCCGCCCCCTTCCCGCTGGACGAACTGCACACCGACCCCGCCCTGCCCAACCCCCCGCGGCCCCTGGCCCCGGCGGCGAGCTGGGACGGCGCCTTCCAGCGCATCGACAAGGCGCTGCACGCCTACCGCAAGGTCGCCCCGCGCCGGCTGCGCCGGGCCGCCATGAACACCGCCGCCCGCTGGATCATCGAGCGCCAGGAGAACGACGGCTGCTGGGGTGGCATCCAGCCGCCGGCCGTGTACTCGGTCATCGCCCTGTACCTGCTCGGCTACGACCTCGAACACCCCGTGATGCGCGCCGGCCTGGAGTCGCTGGACCGTTTCGCCGTGTGGCGCGAGGACGGCGCCCGGATGATCGAGGCCTGCCAGTCCCCGGTGTGGGACACCTGCCTGGCCACCATCGCGCTCGCCGACGCGGGGGTGCCCGCCGACCACCCGCAGTTGGTGAAGGCCGCCGACTGGATGCTCGGCGAGCAGATCGTCCGCCCCGGCGACTGGTCGGTGAAGCGGCCCGGCCTCCCGCCCGGCGGCTGGGCCTTCGAGTTCCACAACGACAACTACCCCGACATCGACGACACCGCCGAGGTGGTCCTCGCGCTGCGCCGCGTGAGCCACCACGACCCGGAACGGGTGGAGAAGGCCATCGGCCGCGGGGTGCGCTGGAACCTCGGCATGCAGTCGAAGAACGGCGCCTGGGGCGCGTTCGACGTCGACAACACCAGCCCCTTCCCCAACCGGCTGCCGTTCTGCGACTTCGGCGAGGTCATCGACCCGCCGTCGGCGGACGTCACCGCGCACGTCGTCGAGAGCCTCGCCGTCGAGGGGCTCGCCCACGACCCGCGCACCCGGCGCGGCATCCAGTGGCTGCTCGCCGAACAGGAGCAGGACGGCTCGTGGTTCGGCCGCTGGGGCGTCAACTACGTCTACGGCACCGGCTCCGTCGTCCCCGCCCTCACCGCGGCCGGTGTCCCCACCTCGCACCCGGCGATCCGCCGCGCGGTGACCTGGCTGGAGTCCGTCCAGAACGACGACGGCGGCTGGGGCGAGGATCTGCGCTCCTACCGGTACGTCAAGGAGTGGAGCGGCCGGGGCGCCTCGACCGCCTCGCAGACGGCGTGGGCGCTGATGGCCCTGCTCGCGGCGGGGGAGCGGGAGTCCGGCGCGGTGGAACGCGGCGCCGCCTGGCTCGCCGCCACCCAGCGCGAGGACGGCTCCTGGGACGAGCCGTACTTCACCGGCACCGGCTTCCCCTGGGACTTCTCCATCAACTACCACCTCTACCGCCAGGTCTTCCCGCTCACCGCGCTCGGCCGGTACGTCCACGGGGAGCCCTTCGCCGAGAAGCCACGCCCGGCCCCCGTGGCCGAGCGGTCCGCGGACGCCACGTCCACGGCCGAGGTGAAGGGCGGCTGA
- a CDS encoding polyprenyl synthetase family protein, whose amino-acid sequence MRADPRGADSRTPGTATGGKTVPTAPPGPKAAPRTTVDVTALLERGRTLATPVLRAAVDRLAPPMDTVAAYHFGWIDAQGNPADGDGGKAVRPALAVLSAEVTGAAPEVGVPGAVAVELVHNFSLLHDDLMDGDEQRRHRDTVWKVHGPAQAILVGDALFALANEVLLELGTVEAGRATRRLTSATRALIDGQAQDISYEHRDRVSVEECLEMEGNKTGALLASASSIGAVLGGADERTADTLEKYGYHLGLAFQAVDDLLGIWGDPGATGKQTWSDLRQRKKSLPVVAALAAGGPASERLGEILAADAKASDFANFSEEEFAARAALIEEAGGREWTADEARRQHTIAIEALDAVDMPERVRDRFAALADFVVVRKR is encoded by the coding sequence ATGAGAGCCGACCCGCGCGGGGCCGACTCCCGCACTCCCGGTACCGCAACTGGAGGAAAGACTGTGCCCACCGCGCCCCCCGGCCCGAAGGCCGCTCCGAGGACCACGGTGGACGTGACCGCGCTGCTGGAGCGCGGCCGGACCCTGGCCACGCCGGTCCTGCGGGCGGCCGTCGACCGCCTCGCGCCTCCCATGGACACCGTCGCCGCCTACCACTTCGGCTGGATCGACGCCCAGGGCAACCCCGCGGACGGCGACGGCGGCAAGGCCGTACGCCCCGCGCTCGCCGTGCTCTCCGCCGAGGTCACCGGCGCCGCGCCCGAGGTCGGCGTGCCCGGCGCGGTGGCCGTGGAGCTGGTGCACAACTTCTCCCTGCTGCACGACGACCTGATGGACGGCGACGAGCAGCGCCGCCACCGCGACACCGTCTGGAAGGTGCACGGCCCCGCCCAGGCCATCCTGGTCGGCGACGCCCTCTTCGCCCTCGCCAACGAGGTGCTGCTCGAACTGGGCACCGTCGAGGCCGGCCGCGCCACCCGCCGTCTCACCAGCGCCACCCGCGCCCTGATCGACGGCCAGGCCCAGGACATCTCCTACGAGCACCGCGACCGCGTCAGCGTCGAGGAGTGCCTGGAGATGGAGGGCAACAAGACCGGCGCCCTGCTCGCCTCCGCCAGCTCCATCGGCGCGGTGCTCGGCGGCGCCGACGAGCGCACCGCGGACACCCTGGAGAAGTACGGCTATCACCTGGGCCTCGCCTTCCAGGCCGTCGACGACCTGCTCGGCATCTGGGGCGACCCGGGGGCGACCGGCAAGCAGACCTGGAGCGACCTGCGCCAGCGCAAGAAGTCCCTCCCGGTCGTCGCCGCCCTCGCCGCGGGCGGCCCGGCCTCCGAACGGCTCGGCGAGATCCTCGCGGCCGACGCCAAGGCCAGTGACTTCGCGAACTTCTCCGAGGAGGAGTTCGCGGCCCGCGCCGCCCTCATCGAGGAGGCGGGCGGGCGCGAGTGGACCGCCGACGAGGCGCGCCGCCAGCACACCATCGCCATCGAAGCCCTCGACGCCGTGGACATGCCCGAGCGGGTGCGGGACAGGTTCGCGGCGCTCGCCGACTTCGTCGTCGTACGAAAGAGATGA
- the dxs gene encoding 1-deoxy-D-xylulose-5-phosphate synthase, whose protein sequence is MTILENIRGPRDLKALSEAELGELSDEIRDFLVHAVARTGGHLGPNLGVVELTVALHRVFESPADRILWDTGHQSYVHKLLTGRQDFSKLRGKGGLSGYPSREESEHDVIENSHASTVLGWADGLAKARDVRGERGHVVAVIGDGALTGGMAWEALNNIAAARDRPLVVVVNDNERSYAPTIGGLANHLATLRTTDGYERMLAWGKDVLHRTPVVGHTVYEALHGAKKGFKDAFAPQGLFEDLGLKYLGPIDGHDLGAVESALRRAKRFHGPVLVHCLTEKGRGYEPALRDEEDHFHTVGAMDPLTCAPLVPAGGPSWTSVFGEEMLRIGAERDDVVAITAAMLHPVGLAPFAERFPDRVWDVGIAEQHAAVSAAGLATGGLHPVVAVYATFLNRAFDQLLMDVALHRCGVTFVLDRAGVTGTDGPSHNGMWDMSVLQVVPGLRIAAPRDAGQLRAQLREAVAVDDAPTLVRFPKESVGPDVPAVGRVGGMDVLHAADRPEVLLVAVGVMAPVCLGAAELLEARGIGCTVVDPRWVKPVDPELAPLAARHRLVAVVEDNSRAAGVGSAVALALGDAEADVPVRRFGVPDQFLAHAKRAEVLADIGLTPVDIAGRISASLAVGRRAVETPGDGRNVMPAQGEN, encoded by the coding sequence GTGACGATTCTGGAGAACATCCGGGGACCACGCGACCTGAAGGCGCTGTCCGAGGCGGAACTCGGTGAACTGTCCGACGAGATACGTGACTTCCTGGTGCACGCGGTCGCCCGCACCGGCGGTCACCTCGGACCCAACCTGGGCGTGGTGGAACTCACCGTCGCCCTGCACCGGGTCTTCGAGTCGCCGGCCGACCGCATCCTGTGGGACACCGGCCACCAGAGCTACGTACACAAGCTCCTGACCGGGCGTCAGGACTTCTCGAAACTGCGCGGCAAGGGCGGCCTGTCCGGCTATCCGTCCCGCGAGGAGTCCGAGCACGACGTCATCGAGAACAGCCACGCCTCCACCGTGCTCGGCTGGGCCGACGGCCTCGCCAAGGCCCGCGACGTGCGCGGAGAGCGCGGCCACGTCGTCGCCGTCATCGGCGACGGCGCGCTCACCGGCGGCATGGCCTGGGAGGCCCTGAACAACATCGCGGCCGCCCGGGACCGGCCGCTCGTCGTCGTGGTCAACGACAACGAACGCTCGTACGCCCCGACCATCGGCGGCCTCGCCAACCACCTCGCGACGCTGCGCACCACCGACGGCTACGAGCGGATGCTGGCCTGGGGCAAGGACGTGCTCCACCGCACCCCGGTGGTCGGCCACACCGTCTACGAGGCCCTGCACGGCGCCAAGAAGGGGTTCAAGGACGCCTTCGCCCCGCAGGGACTCTTCGAGGACCTGGGGCTGAAGTACCTCGGCCCGATCGACGGACACGACCTCGGGGCCGTCGAGTCGGCGCTGCGGCGCGCGAAACGCTTCCACGGACCGGTGCTGGTGCACTGCCTCACGGAGAAGGGCCGGGGCTACGAACCCGCCCTGCGCGACGAGGAGGACCACTTCCACACCGTCGGCGCGATGGACCCGCTCACCTGCGCACCGCTCGTCCCCGCGGGCGGGCCGTCCTGGACCTCCGTGTTCGGCGAGGAGATGCTGCGGATCGGAGCGGAGCGCGACGACGTCGTGGCGATCACCGCGGCCATGCTGCACCCGGTCGGCCTGGCACCCTTCGCCGAACGGTTCCCCGACCGGGTCTGGGACGTCGGCATCGCCGAACAGCACGCCGCCGTGTCCGCGGCCGGCCTCGCCACGGGCGGACTCCACCCCGTCGTCGCCGTCTACGCCACCTTCCTCAACCGCGCCTTCGACCAACTGCTGATGGACGTGGCGCTGCACCGCTGCGGGGTCACCTTCGTCCTGGACCGGGCCGGCGTCACCGGCACCGACGGGCCCTCGCACAACGGCATGTGGGACATGTCCGTCCTCCAGGTCGTCCCCGGGCTGCGCATCGCCGCCCCGCGCGACGCCGGCCAGTTGCGCGCCCAGCTGCGCGAGGCGGTCGCCGTCGACGACGCGCCGACCCTGGTGCGCTTCCCGAAGGAGTCCGTCGGCCCCGACGTCCCCGCCGTGGGCCGGGTCGGCGGCATGGACGTCCTGCACGCCGCGGACCGGCCCGAGGTGCTGCTGGTGGCCGTCGGTGTGATGGCGCCCGTCTGCCTCGGGGCCGCGGAACTGCTCGAGGCGCGCGGCATCGGATGCACCGTCGTCGACCCGCGCTGGGTCAAGCCCGTCGACCCGGAGCTGGCCCCACTGGCCGCCCGGCACCGCCTGGTCGCCGTCGTCGAGGACAACAGCAGGGCGGCCGGGGTCGGTTCGGCGGTGGCGCTGGCCCTCGGCGACGCCGAGGCCGACGTGCCCGTACGCCGCTTCGGCGTCCCCGACCAGTTCCTCGCCCACGCCAAACGCGCCGAGGTGCTCGCGGACATCGGCCTCACCCCGGTCGACATCGCCGGCCGGATCAGCGCGAGCCTGGCCGTCGGGCGGCGAGCGGTGGAAACCCCCGGGGACGGACGGAACGTCATGCCTGCGCAAGGAGAGAACTGA
- the ispG gene encoding flavodoxin-dependent (E)-4-hydroxy-3-methylbut-2-enyl-diphosphate synthase, translating into MTAISLGVPEVPVRPIAERRVSRRIQVGPVAVGGGAPVSVQSMTTTRTSDIGATLQQIAELTASGCEIVRVACPTQDDADALPVIARKSQIPVIADIHFQPKYVFAAIEAGCAAVRVNPGNIKQFDDKVREIAKAAKDHGTPIRIGVNAGSLDRRLLQKYGRATPEALAESALWEASLFEEHDFRDIKISVKHNDPVVMVEAYRQLAAQCDYPLHLGVTEAGPAFQGTIKSAVAFGALLSQGIGDTIRVSLSAPPVEEIKVGIQILQSLGLRERRLEIVSCPSCGRAQVDVYKLAEEVTAGLDGMEVPLRVAVMGCVVNGPGEAREADLGVASGNGKGQIFVKGEVVKTVPESKIVETLIEEAMRIAEQMEKDGASGEPAVTVS; encoded by the coding sequence GTGACCGCCATCTCCCTCGGGGTCCCCGAGGTACCGGTCCGGCCGATCGCCGAGCGGCGCGTGTCGCGGCGGATCCAGGTCGGGCCGGTGGCCGTCGGGGGCGGCGCCCCGGTGTCCGTGCAGTCGATGACGACGACGCGTACGTCGGACATCGGCGCGACGCTCCAGCAGATCGCCGAGCTGACCGCGTCCGGCTGCGAGATCGTCCGGGTGGCCTGCCCGACCCAGGACGACGCGGACGCGCTCCCGGTGATCGCGCGGAAGTCGCAGATCCCGGTGATCGCCGACATCCACTTCCAGCCCAAGTACGTGTTCGCGGCGATCGAGGCGGGCTGTGCGGCGGTCCGCGTCAACCCGGGCAACATCAAGCAGTTCGACGACAAGGTGCGCGAGATCGCCAAGGCCGCGAAGGACCACGGCACCCCGATCCGCATCGGCGTGAACGCGGGCTCCCTGGACCGCCGGCTGCTCCAGAAGTACGGCAGGGCGACCCCGGAGGCGCTGGCCGAGTCCGCGCTGTGGGAGGCCTCGCTCTTCGAGGAGCACGACTTCCGCGACATCAAGATCTCGGTGAAGCACAACGACCCGGTCGTGATGGTCGAGGCCTACCGCCAGCTGGCCGCCCAGTGCGACTACCCGCTGCATCTCGGCGTGACCGAGGCCGGCCCAGCCTTCCAGGGCACCATCAAGTCGGCGGTCGCCTTCGGCGCGCTGCTCTCCCAGGGCATCGGCGACACCATCCGCGTCTCCCTCTCCGCCCCGCCGGTCGAGGAGATCAAGGTCGGCATCCAGATCCTCCAGTCGCTGGGGCTGCGGGAACGCCGGCTGGAGATCGTCTCCTGCCCCTCGTGCGGGCGTGCCCAGGTCGACGTGTACAAGCTGGCCGAGGAGGTCACCGCCGGGCTCGACGGCATGGAGGTGCCGCTGCGCGTGGCCGTGATGGGCTGCGTCGTCAACGGACCGGGCGAGGCCCGCGAGGCCGACCTCGGTGTCGCCTCCGGCAACGGCAAGGGGCAGATCTTCGTCAAGGGCGAGGTCGTCAAGACCGTCCCCGAGTCGAAGATCGTGGAGACCCTCATCGAGGAGGCGATGAGGATCGCCGAGCAGATGGAGAAGGACGGCGCGTCGGGGGAGCCGGCCGTCACCGTGAGCTGA
- a CDS encoding phosphorylase family protein produces the protein MNPQPGPSSPLLIACALGIEHLALRTGDRGGAGGPVTVLRTGMGPRAAERSVARVLADPALGSAAVLATGFCAGLAPGMHPGDLVVAEETRDPRSTVACVGTDRLVKELARAVPGRTVHTGPLTGSDHVVRGPERADLLATGAIAVDMESAATLLSAVRAGERPVAAVRVVVDAPEHELVRIGTVRGGISAFRVLRSVLPAFFEWHRSLLLPRR, from the coding sequence ATGAACCCGCAGCCCGGCCCGTCGTCCCCGCTGCTGATCGCCTGCGCGCTCGGCATCGAGCACCTCGCCCTGCGCACCGGCGACCGCGGTGGTGCGGGCGGGCCGGTCACCGTCCTGCGTACCGGCATGGGCCCCCGGGCCGCCGAGCGTTCGGTCGCCCGGGTCCTGGCCGACCCGGCGCTCGGCTCCGCCGCCGTGCTCGCCACGGGCTTCTGCGCGGGACTCGCCCCCGGCATGCACCCCGGCGACCTGGTCGTCGCCGAGGAGACCCGGGACCCGCGCTCCACCGTCGCGTGCGTCGGCACCGACCGGCTCGTCAAGGAACTCGCGCGAGCCGTGCCGGGGCGCACCGTCCACACCGGGCCGCTGACCGGCTCGGACCACGTCGTCCGCGGCCCCGAGCGCGCCGACCTGCTCGCGACCGGCGCCATCGCCGTCGACATGGAGTCCGCGGCCACGCTCCTGAGCGCCGTACGGGCGGGCGAGCGCCCCGTTGCGGCCGTTCGTGTGGTCGTGGACGCTCCGGAACACGAACTCGTCCGGATCGGCACCGTGCGCGGAGGAATATCAGCCTTCCGCGTTCTTCGATCCGTTCTTCCCGCATTTTTCGAATGGCACCGTTCTTTGCTGCTCCCCCGGAGGTGA
- a CDS encoding helix-turn-helix domain-containing protein: MSSSETGPADGAVAAVAPQLRELRRRAALTLEAAARAAGLSPAHLSRLETGQRQPSLPMLLALARVYGTTVAGLLGEAPADPDAVIRAAEMEPTAAGGWTYRRAGAPGRGMQALRVEVPYGSQGDIVRVHPGEEWLHVLRGRLRLRLGDTEHRLGVGDGAHFDSLTPHRIAAQDPEGVELLFVHTLLQSPTATLCLGPTTPGEMS, translated from the coding sequence CTGAGCTCCTCCGAGACCGGACCGGCCGACGGGGCGGTCGCCGCCGTCGCGCCCCAGCTGCGTGAGCTGCGGCGGCGGGCCGCCCTGACCCTGGAGGCGGCGGCCCGCGCGGCCGGACTGTCGCCCGCCCACCTCTCCCGCCTGGAGACCGGGCAGCGCCAGCCCTCGCTGCCGATGCTGCTCGCCCTCGCCCGCGTCTACGGTACGACCGTCGCCGGACTGCTGGGGGAGGCGCCCGCGGACCCGGACGCGGTGATCCGCGCCGCCGAGATGGAGCCCACCGCCGCGGGCGGCTGGACGTACCGGCGGGCGGGAGCGCCGGGCCGGGGCATGCAGGCCCTGCGCGTCGAGGTGCCGTACGGCTCCCAGGGCGACATCGTGCGGGTGCACCCCGGCGAGGAGTGGCTGCACGTGCTCAGGGGCCGCCTGCGGCTGCGCCTCGGGGACACCGAGCACCGGCTCGGCGTGGGGGACGGCGCCCACTTCGACTCGCTGACCCCGCACCGGATCGCCGCACAGGACCCAGAAGGGGTCGAGCTGCTCTTCGTCCACACCCTGCTGCAGAGCCCGACGGCCACGCTGTGCCTCGGCCCGACGACCCCCGGGGAGATGTCGTGA